GCCGATCATCAGGGCGTTCCGCAGGCCGATCAGCGATCGGGCTAGAAGATCGCGGCCCAACTGGTCGGTCCCTATGAAATGAGGCCAGACCGAACCTTCGGCAGGCCAGGGCGGCGAGAACTTGAGGCCGACGTTGAATTTCGTCGCGGAAAGGCCGAGCAGCCCCGGCGCGGCGACCGAGAGCAGGATCACGGCGATGAAAATGACCGCCCCGACCCGGAACTCCGGCGTCTTGAATGCTTGAAGGAAGATATTAGCGCCGAGGCTTCGGGCTTTTGGGGGAACGCTGACTTCCGCGTCGACGATGGTGTGTTCGGACATCAGTACTGGAGCCTTCTGTCGATCGTGGTCGATGCGAAATCGACGAGGATGTTCACACCGACGAGCCCGGCGCAGGCGAAGATCGCGATCGCCTGGATGATCGGGAAATCGCGCTGGAACACCGCATTGATCATGAGCAGGCCGATCCCCGGATAGTTGAAGAGGTATTCGACGACGAACAGCGAGCCGAGGATCAGGCCGACCGCCTGGATGCCCAACACGTTCAGAAGGGGTATCCCGGAGTTACGCAGAACATGCGCCGAGATCATGCGCCGTCGGGTCAGCCCGCGGATTTGGCCAACATAGACATAGGGCTCGAGGAGGTTGGAGGAGACCGAAACCGAGAGCGACCGGACGATGATCGGAATCAGTTCCACCGCCAGGACCAAGGCCGGCAGGATCGCATAGGTCCAGTTCTCGTAGCCGATTGCAGGTAGCCAGCCAGTCCTGGCCGACAACAAATAAATGAACACCAGTCCGAGCCATACATTGGGCAGCGAGACGAGGACCGAACTCAGGTAAAGCGCGAATCGGTCGGGCGCCCTGCCCGCGTTAAGGCCGGCCCAGATGCCGAGCGGAACCGCGATCGACAGTGAGATCAGGAAGGCCAGGCCGGCCAGCAGCAGGCTGTAGGGCAATGTCGCGCCGATCAGATCAATGACCGGCGCCCGGTTGCTGGCATCGAAGGTCGATTCGCCGCGCGAACCTCCAGTGCTGCCGCCCTGGGCGCTGCGCACGAAGGATCGGCCGAAATCGCCGCGGACGA
The window above is part of the Mesorhizobium sp. B2-1-1 genome. Proteins encoded here:
- a CDS encoding ABC transporter permease, yielding MLFAIDFFVRRLAQGVIIVAGIALLIFTLLRVVPGDPVRLMLGPMVSQSVAEQTAKEFGLRDPIIVQFGRYMTQIVRGDFGRSFVRSAQGGSTGGSRGESTFDASNRAPVIDLIGATLPYSLLLAGLAFLISLSIAVPLGIWAGLNAGRAPDRFALYLSSVLVSLPNVWLGLVFIYLLSARTGWLPAIGYENWTYAILPALVLAVELIPIIVRSLSVSVSSNLLEPYVYVGQIRGLTRRRMISAHVLRNSGIPLLNVLGIQAVGLILGSLFVVEYLFNYPGIGLLMINAVFQRDFPIIQAIAIFACAGLVGVNILVDFASTTIDRRLQY